A portion of the Acidisarcina polymorpha genome contains these proteins:
- a CDS encoding type II CAAX endopeptidase family protein — MTVESELSLDQKASRSTIAPWWHTALIVILIAATSVLGSLRPAKTSMSGHHLANYGVTLAWEWVLAALTYWGIRLKKTPLRELLGERRPGRKAFLLDVGAAAVFWIVSLMVLAVLAVLLRLLHLESAQKQISQLAPASVPEAILWIALSLSAGMCEEFLFRGYLQQQFARATGHIWVGVLVSAVLFGAAHGYEGIAGMLMITAYGALFSILAIRRKSLRAGMIAHAWHDSITGLVLWFLKHARVPLGLF, encoded by the coding sequence ATGACAGTAGAATCAGAGCTCTCACTTGATCAGAAAGCTAGCCGGAGCACCATCGCTCCCTGGTGGCACACCGCACTCATCGTCATTTTGATCGCGGCAACTTCGGTGCTGGGATCGTTGCGTCCTGCAAAGACTTCGATGTCTGGCCATCATCTCGCCAACTATGGAGTGACCCTTGCGTGGGAATGGGTCCTTGCCGCACTTACCTACTGGGGAATCCGATTGAAGAAGACCCCGCTTCGAGAGTTGCTGGGCGAGCGTCGTCCCGGACGTAAAGCATTCTTACTCGACGTGGGAGCAGCCGCCGTCTTCTGGATCGTTTCGTTGATGGTGCTCGCAGTGTTGGCAGTCTTGCTTCGATTGCTCCATCTCGAGAGCGCGCAAAAACAAATCAGTCAGCTCGCTCCGGCGAGTGTGCCCGAAGCAATTCTCTGGATTGCGCTGAGCCTCTCCGCCGGAATGTGCGAGGAGTTTCTCTTTCGCGGCTATCTTCAGCAGCAATTCGCTCGCGCGACCGGCCATATCTGGGTCGGTGTCCTCGTCTCGGCGGTCCTCTTCGGTGCCGCGCACGGATATGAAGGAATCGCTGGAATGCTGATGATTACTGCCTACGGAGCACTCTTCAGCATCCTCGCCATCCGTCGCAAAAGTCTTCGAGCTGGAATGATCGCGCATGCATGGCACGACTCGATCACCGGCCTCGTGCTCTGGTTCTTGAAGCACGCCCGTGTGCCTCTCGGTCTTTTCTAG